The genomic interval CTCCCGGCGGAGGAGTTCGCATCCGCCGTCTCCCAGGTCGCTGTCGCCGCGTCCCGCGACGACGTGACGCCCGTCATCACGGGTGTCCAGCTCGAGGTCGGCGACAACAGCCTGTCGCTCGTCGCCACAGATCGGTATCGCGTCGCCGTACGTGAGATCGACTGGGATTCCGGTTCCAGCTCGGCCGCCGGTGCGACCGCGCTCGTCCCGGCGCGCACGCTCGCCGAGATCGGCAAGACCTTCGCCCACTCGGGCACGATCGGCGTCTCGATCGTCTCCGATGACGACCGTGAGCTCATCGCGTTCAAGGCCGACAAGCGCACGGTCACGTCGCTGCTCATCAAGGGCAACTTCCCTCCCGTCAAGCGACTCTTCCCCGAGACCGTCGAGAACTATGCCGTGCTCAACACGGCGGAGCTCATCGAGGCGACCCGGCGTGTGTCGCTCGTCCTCGAGCGCGAAGCGGCGCTGCGATTCAGCTTCTCGATCGACGGGCTCACCCTCGAGGCCGCCGGCTCCGAGCAGGCCCAGGCATCCGAGACGATCGACGCCCACCTCGTCGGCGAAGACACGGTCGTCTCGCTCAAGCCGTCGTTCCTGCTCGATGGTCTCGGAGCCGTTCATTCCGAGTTCGTGCGCATCTCGTTCACGAAGACCGAGAACCCGAACAAGCCCGGCCCCGTGCTCATCACCAGTCAGTCCTCGCGCGACCAGCCCGGATCCGACAACTACAAGTACCTGCTGCAGCCGAACCTGCTGCTCCGCTGAGAAAAATTTTCGCGACGCGCTTCGCGCGGATCGGAGGGATGCGCATGCACATCGGGCTCGTCGGCCTCGGCCGAATGGGAAACAACATGCGCATCCGGCTTCGTGCGGCTGGCATCGAGGTCACCGGCTATGACCCGAACCCCGCGGTCTCGGATGTCCCCGACCTCACCGGTCTTGCTGCCGCGGTCCCTGGCCCGCGCATCGTGTGGGTCATGGTTCCGTCGGGTGCGATCACCACAGGCGTCATCACCGATCTCGCTCAGGTGCTGAGCCCAGGCGACCTGGTGATCGAGGGCGGCAACTCCAAGTTCACCGAGGACGCGAAGCATGCCGCGCTCCTCGCAGAAAACGGCATCCACTACGTGGATTGCGGCGTCTCGGGTGGAATCTGGGGTGCCGAGAACGGCTACGGCCTCATGGCCGGCGGCGATGCCGTCGACATCGAGCGTGCGATGCCGGTCTTCGATGCCCTTCGCCCTGAGGGTCCGCGCGAAGAAGGATTCGTGCACGCGGGCGGCGTCGGCGCCGGCCATTACGCGAAGATGGTGCACAACGGCATCGAGTACGCGCTCATGCAGGCATGGGCCGAGGGATACGAACTCCTCGAGGCCAAGAACGAGCTCATCCACGATGTGCCCGGTGTCTTCCAGGCCTGGCAGCGCGGAACCGTCGTGCGCAGCTGGCTGCTCGAGCTGCTCGTGAAGGCGCTCAAGGAGGACCCCGAGTTCGCCGACATCGAGGGCTACGTCGAGGACTCCGGCGAGGGTCGATGGACCGTCGAGGAGGCCCTCAACAACGCGGTTCCCGTTCCCACCATCTCTGCCTCGATCTTCGCGCGGTTCGTCTCCCGTCAGGAGGACTCCCCGTCGATGAAGGCGGTTGCGGCCCTTCGCAAGCAGTTCGGCGGGCACGCAGTCCGCTCTTCCTGACGTCGTCGTGTACGTCGCACATCTCGAGCTCGCCGACTTCCGCAATTACGAGTCGGCCTCCCTCGCCCTGCATCCGGGGCCCAATCTGCTCGTCGGCCGCAACGGCCAGGGCAAGACGAACCTCGTCGAGTCGATCAACTACCTGGCAACCCTCGGATCGCATCGCGTGTCGTCGGATCAGGCCCTCATCCGCGCGGGCTGCGACGCAGCGATCGTGCGCGCACGGCTCGAGCACGCCGGTCGACAGGTTCTCGTGGAGCTGCAGATCAACAAGCAGGGCGCGAACAAGGCCCAGGTGAATCGCGCTCCCGCGAAGCCGC from Salinibacterium sp. ZJ70 carries:
- the gnd gene encoding phosphogluconate dehydrogenase (NAD(+)-dependent, decarboxylating), with protein sequence MHIGLVGLGRMGNNMRIRLRAAGIEVTGYDPNPAVSDVPDLTGLAAAVPGPRIVWVMVPSGAITTGVITDLAQVLSPGDLVIEGGNSKFTEDAKHAALLAENGIHYVDCGVSGGIWGAENGYGLMAGGDAVDIERAMPVFDALRPEGPREEGFVHAGGVGAGHYAKMVHNGIEYALMQAWAEGYELLEAKNELIHDVPGVFQAWQRGTVVRSWLLELLVKALKEDPEFADIEGYVEDSGEGRWTVEEALNNAVPVPTISASIFARFVSRQEDSPSMKAVAALRKQFGGHAVRSS
- the dnaN gene encoding DNA polymerase III subunit beta, whose amino-acid sequence is MKFQVNRDVFSEAVSFAVKLLPQRTTQPILSGVLLDATDGALTLSSFDYEVSSRTEIAAEVDIAGTALVSGRLLADIASRLPNAPVVFETVDGKILVSCGSARFTLLSMPVEEYPTLPHVDEQTGVLPAEEFASAVSQVAVAASRDDVTPVITGVQLEVGDNSLSLVATDRYRVAVREIDWDSGSSSAAGATALVPARTLAEIGKTFAHSGTIGVSIVSDDDRELIAFKADKRTVTSLLIKGNFPPVKRLFPETVENYAVLNTAELIEATRRVSLVLEREAALRFSFSIDGLTLEAAGSEQAQASETIDAHLVGEDTVVSLKPSFLLDGLGAVHSEFVRISFTKTENPNKPGPVLITSQSSRDQPGSDNYKYLLQPNLLLR